From Sphingomonas bisphenolicum, one genomic window encodes:
- a CDS encoding efflux RND transporter permease subunit has protein sequence MARYFIDRPIFAWVIAIVIMLAGLLAIRSLPVAQFPEIAPPAVTIQTSYPGANAQTLESTTTQIIEQQLKGIDNLRYFSSTSDGSGNLNITLTFEQGTDPDIAQVQVQNKLSQATPLLPQEVQQQGLRVGKSTSSFLLIMAAYSDDGIHDQEDAADFIASSLQDPISRVTGVGDTQLFGSQYAMRIWLDPYKMANLGVTTGDVKSAIVAQNAQVSAGQIGGSPSPKGQALNATVTAQSRLRTPEEFGNIRLRSNGDGSVVLMSDVARIELGAETYGFGVKFNGYPASGFGVKLAPGANALDTVEAVKSRVDQLSKNFPSWVKYDFPVDNSTFVKLSVEQVIHTLFEAVLLVFVVMFLFLQNWRATLIPTIAVPVVLLGALAILSAAGFTINTLTLFGMVLAIGLLVDDAIVVVENVERLIQDEGLSPKEAAKKSMDEISGALIGIGLVLSAVFLPMAFFGGSTGVIFRQFSITIVSSMILSVMVALILTPALCATILKPASHGHSWNGPIGSIFGRFFDWFNRTFDKGVVRYGRGVEKVERRWVRTMLAYGLIVIGMAFIFLRLPSGFLPEEDQGIIINQVSLPAGTTLEETERALTRMRNHYLVDEKKNVSAVFTIGGFGFVGQGQNVGIVFARMKDWKERKGADNQVPAIALRANKAFRKISAGMAFAFVPPAVQELGNASGFDFQLLDQGNLGHEKLLAARNQLLGMAMGDKRLAQVRPNGLEDTPQLKLNVDQAAAGALGVAQADVNDTISTNLGGSYVNDFIDRDRVKRVFVQADAPFRTSPDAINAFHVRGSSGTMAPLSAFATTEWVQGPARLERFNGVPSMNIQGAPAPGVSSGTAMQAMEEFAAKLPAGVGYSWNGISYEERTSGGQAPYVYALSMLIVFLCLAALYESWSVPIAVMLVVPLGVLGAVIGATLAGLNNDIYLQVGLITTIGVSAKNAILIVEFAEEKMREGLSPAKAALEAGKLRLRPILMTSFAFIFGVLPLALSKGAGAGGQNAIGWAVVGGMLSATVLAIFFVPVFFTVVKRLFREHHNHEADGDRATPDAPQEA, from the coding sequence ATGGCCCGCTATTTTATCGACCGGCCCATCTTCGCATGGGTCATCGCCATCGTCATCATGCTGGCCGGCCTGCTGGCGATCCGTTCTCTGCCGGTCGCGCAGTTTCCTGAGATCGCGCCGCCTGCGGTGACGATCCAGACCAGCTATCCTGGCGCCAATGCCCAGACGCTGGAAAGCACGACCACGCAGATCATCGAACAGCAGCTCAAGGGCATCGACAATCTGCGCTATTTCTCCTCGACCAGCGACGGGTCGGGCAATCTCAATATCACCCTGACCTTCGAACAGGGCACCGATCCCGACATCGCGCAGGTCCAGGTGCAGAACAAGCTGTCGCAGGCGACGCCGCTGCTGCCGCAGGAAGTGCAGCAGCAGGGCCTGCGCGTTGGCAAGTCGACCTCCAGCTTCCTGCTCATCATGGCCGCCTATTCGGACGACGGCATTCATGACCAGGAGGATGCCGCCGACTTTATCGCGTCGAGCCTGCAGGATCCGATCAGCCGCGTGACCGGCGTGGGCGATACGCAGTTGTTCGGTTCGCAATATGCGATGCGGATCTGGCTCGATCCCTACAAGATGGCCAATCTCGGCGTCACCACCGGGGACGTCAAATCGGCGATCGTCGCGCAGAACGCGCAGGTGTCCGCCGGGCAGATCGGCGGATCGCCGTCGCCCAAGGGGCAGGCGCTCAACGCGACGGTCACGGCCCAGTCGCGCCTGCGCACCCCCGAAGAGTTCGGCAATATCCGCCTGCGCAGCAACGGCGACGGTTCGGTCGTGCTGATGTCGGATGTCGCCCGGATCGAACTGGGTGCGGAAACCTATGGGTTCGGCGTCAAGTTCAACGGCTATCCGGCCTCGGGCTTCGGCGTCAAGCTGGCGCCGGGCGCGAACGCGCTCGACACGGTGGAGGCGGTCAAGAGCCGCGTCGATCAATTGTCGAAGAACTTCCCAAGCTGGGTGAAATATGACTTCCCGGTCGATAACTCGACCTTCGTCAAGCTGTCGGTCGAACAGGTCATCCATACCCTGTTTGAAGCGGTCCTGCTGGTCTTCGTCGTCATGTTCCTGTTCCTGCAGAACTGGCGCGCGACCCTGATTCCGACCATTGCGGTGCCAGTGGTGCTGCTGGGCGCGTTGGCGATCCTCAGCGCGGCCGGTTTCACCATCAACACGCTGACCCTGTTCGGCATGGTGCTGGCGATCGGCCTGCTGGTCGACGATGCGATCGTCGTGGTCGAAAATGTCGAGCGCCTGATTCAGGATGAGGGCCTCAGTCCCAAGGAAGCGGCCAAGAAGTCGATGGACGAAATCAGCGGCGCGCTGATCGGCATCGGCCTGGTCCTGTCGGCGGTGTTCCTGCCCATGGCTTTCTTCGGCGGGTCCACGGGCGTTATCTTCCGGCAATTCTCCATCACGATCGTCTCTTCGATGATCCTGTCGGTCATGGTCGCTTTGATCCTGACGCCGGCGCTGTGCGCCACCATCCTGAAACCCGCTTCGCATGGTCATAGCTGGAACGGACCGATCGGCTCGATCTTCGGCCGCTTCTTCGACTGGTTCAATCGCACCTTCGACAAGGGCGTGGTCCGCTATGGCCGGGGCGTGGAGAAGGTGGAGCGTCGTTGGGTTCGCACGATGCTGGCCTATGGCCTCATCGTGATCGGCATGGCCTTCATCTTCCTGCGCCTGCCGAGCGGCTTCCTGCCCGAAGAAGACCAGGGCATCATCATCAACCAGGTTTCGCTTCCCGCCGGCACCACGCTGGAGGAGACCGAACGGGCTCTGACCCGGATGCGCAACCATTATCTGGTGGACGAAAAGAAGAATGTCTCCGCCGTCTTCACCATCGGCGGCTTCGGCTTCGTGGGACAGGGGCAGAATGTGGGCATCGTGTTTGCACGTATGAAGGACTGGAAGGAGCGGAAGGGCGCCGACAATCAGGTGCCTGCCATCGCATTGCGTGCCAACAAGGCGTTCCGTAAGATTTCGGCGGGGATGGCCTTCGCCTTCGTCCCGCCGGCGGTGCAGGAACTGGGCAATGCGTCCGGCTTCGACTTCCAATTGCTCGATCAGGGCAATCTGGGCCATGAAAAGCTGCTCGCCGCGCGCAACCAGTTGCTCGGCATGGCGATGGGCGACAAGCGCCTGGCGCAGGTCCGTCCCAACGGTCTGGAAGATACGCCACAGCTCAAGCTGAACGTCGATCAGGCGGCCGCGGGCGCGTTGGGGGTGGCCCAGGCTGACGTCAATGACACGATCAGCACCAATCTGGGCGGCTCCTACGTCAACGACTTCATCGACCGCGATCGCGTGAAGCGCGTCTTTGTCCAGGCCGACGCGCCCTTCCGCACGTCGCCAGACGCCATCAACGCCTTCCACGTTCGCGGCAGCAGCGGCACGATGGCCCCACTGTCGGCCTTCGCCACGACCGAGTGGGTGCAGGGTCCGGCCCGTCTGGAACGGTTCAACGGCGTCCCGTCGATGAACATCCAGGGCGCGCCGGCCCCGGGCGTGTCGAGCGGCACGGCAATGCAGGCGATGGAGGAATTCGCCGCCAAGCTGCCGGCGGGCGTCGGCTATAGCTGGAACGGCATTTCCTATGAGGAGCGGACCTCCGGTGGCCAGGCGCCCTATGTCTATGCGCTCTCGATGCTGATCGTCTTCCTCTGCCTTGCGGCGCTGTATGAAAGCTGGTCGGTCCCGATCGCAGTGATGCTGGTGGTGCCGCTGGGCGTGCTGGGCGCGGTGATCGGCGCCACCCTGGCGGGGCTCAACAACGACATCTATCTTCAGGTCGGCCTCATCACCACCATCGGCGTGTCGGCGAAGAACGCGATCCTGATCGTGGAGTTCGCCGAAGAGAAGATGCGCGAAGGGTTGTCGCCGGCCAAGGCGGCGCTGGAAGCCGGCAAGCTGCGCCTGCGGCCGATCCTGATGACCAGCTTCGCCTTCATCTTCGGCGTGTTGCCTCTTGCCCTGTCCAAGGGCGCGGGGGCAGGCGGTCAGAATGCGATCGGCTGGGCCGTGGTCGGCGGTATGTTGTCGGCCACCGTGCTGGCGATCTTCTTCGTCCCGGTCTTCTTCACTGTCGTGAAGCGGCTGTTCCGCGAACATCATAATCACGAGGCGGACGGCGACCGGGCGACCCCCGATGCCCCGCAGGAGGCTTGA
- a CDS encoding TetR/AcrR family transcriptional regulator, with protein MVAVQQEKNGRVRILAAARTLFDSHGFHQTAMAELAVAAQVSVGQIYRLFKSKEDIIEALVHDDADQWCGEMAEIQMRMDAGELTIVETFEQLLLHTIDEKDEALSFDILAESFRNAAVADTIGTMCQRFRTYIRYFACAANDKLSGEALDAAEEMILACLFGLGHRSLSRPRLSASSAARLTAEMIVTALGGVR; from the coding sequence ATGGTTGCAGTGCAGCAAGAAAAAAATGGTCGGGTTCGCATTTTGGCGGCAGCAAGGACATTGTTCGACAGCCATGGATTTCATCAGACCGCGATGGCCGAACTGGCGGTCGCCGCCCAAGTCTCGGTCGGACAGATATATCGCCTTTTCAAGAGCAAGGAAGATATTATTGAGGCGCTGGTCCATGACGACGCCGATCAATGGTGCGGCGAAATGGCAGAAATCCAGATGCGGATGGATGCAGGCGAACTGACGATAGTCGAAACATTCGAGCAATTGCTGCTGCATACGATCGACGAGAAGGACGAGGCTCTTTCGTTCGACATATTGGCCGAAAGCTTCCGTAACGCCGCAGTCGCCGACACGATCGGTACCATGTGCCAGCGGTTCCGTACCTATATCCGCTATTTTGCCTGCGCAGCCAATGACAAGCTGTCCGGTGAAGCGCTGGACGCGGCGGAGGAAATGATCCTGGCCTGCCTGTTCGGCCTGGGACATCGTAGCCTCTCACGCCCCCGCCTGTCGGCAAGCAGCGCCGCCCGCCTCACTGCGGAGATGATCGTCACCGCGCTGGGCGGCGTTCGTTAA
- a CDS encoding M16 family metallopeptidase — MRFSPRRSAASLSVLALLLSGSPLAARTDTVPASAGQGPISGQAQVRPWLYENSDVPIDPAWRFGTLSNGLRYAIRRNGVPPGQVSVRLRIDAGSLMERPEELGYAHFIEHLSMRGSRHVPDGESKRIWQRLGVTFGSDSNAQTTPTGTTYALDLPQATPASLTESMKILAGMMTDPNIVDSAVDAERAVVLAERRESDGPQMRMSDASRLHFFAGQPLADHAPIGTVATLTAATAAKVEAFHQRWYRPENAVIAIAGDIDPAQAEQLIKDNFASWTVPGKGAPLPDFGAPDAKRPATRVVVEPGVPLGLTLAWLRPWTPHADTIVYNQDKLTDMLALQIISRRLEQAARAGGSFLQAGVEQQDVSRSVDGTFMTIIPTGENWEKALADVRAVVEDAKAAPPSQAEIEREYAQMDTALNIQVENADTEPGAKQASDLVSAVDIRETTVSPQAAVDIFRAGKSAMTPEKILDSTRRLFSAGVFRALMMTGKVQPGLDAKLAAALAAPVKAATNARLADKAVTMDDLPKLGPPGTVVSRTPVGLQGMESIAFSNGVKLTLFANDAETEKVRINVRFGHGQQAFSPTRPVASWAADYALVASGIGKLGQRELDDLTNGRRMGMDFSTDDDAFEMQVVTRPADYRDQLRLFATKLAQPGWDPAPIARVKTGAIVAYDAMSRAPDSVLGRDLNWLLHDKDVRFRTPSRAEIEALTPQAFRATWEPILASGPIEVQIFGQVKADEAIQAVAATFGALPARPDVPVPAINRAMRFPAHVDTPVILRHKGDKEQAAAVMAWPTAGGFELQKEARQLEILTQIFNDRLFDKLRSTEGAAYSPSVQNNWPFSYESGGYILVTSQVRPDKIAYFYSVVKDTAADLAKTPVSDDELQRAVAPMRQLLMRASTGNAFWMNQMEGATHDARYVEAMKNMSQDMLSVTPAQLQALAAKYLVPGKSWSTVVLPEGVAAR; from the coding sequence ATGCGCTTTTCCCCCCGCCGTTCGGCCGCTTCGCTCTCCGTCCTCGCCCTGCTTCTGTCGGGATCGCCCCTGGCGGCCCGGACCGACACCGTTCCGGCATCCGCCGGGCAGGGGCCGATCAGCGGGCAGGCGCAGGTGCGGCCATGGCTCTATGAAAACAGCGATGTGCCGATCGATCCGGCCTGGCGATTCGGCACGCTGTCCAACGGCCTGCGCTATGCCATCCGGCGCAATGGCGTTCCGCCGGGGCAGGTGTCCGTCCGCCTGCGGATCGATGCCGGCTCGCTGATGGAGCGGCCCGAGGAACTGGGGTACGCCCATTTCATCGAACATCTCTCGATGCGAGGCTCGCGCCATGTTCCCGATGGCGAATCCAAGCGCATCTGGCAGCGTCTGGGCGTCACTTTCGGCAGCGACAGCAACGCGCAAACGACGCCGACCGGCACCACCTATGCGCTCGACCTGCCGCAGGCGACCCCGGCCAGCCTGACCGAGAGCATGAAGATTCTCGCCGGGATGATGACCGATCCCAATATCGTGGACAGCGCGGTCGACGCCGAACGCGCCGTGGTGCTCGCCGAACGGCGCGAGAGCGACGGACCGCAGATGCGCATGTCCGACGCCAGCCGGCTGCATTTCTTCGCCGGCCAGCCGCTTGCCGACCATGCGCCGATCGGCACCGTGGCGACGCTGACCGCCGCGACCGCGGCCAAGGTGGAGGCCTTCCACCAGCGCTGGTATCGCCCCGAAAACGCCGTCATCGCGATCGCAGGCGATATCGATCCGGCGCAGGCCGAACAACTCATCAAGGATAATTTCGCCAGTTGGACGGTGCCCGGCAAGGGCGCACCCTTGCCCGATTTCGGCGCGCCGGACGCCAAGCGGCCTGCGACCCGAGTGGTGGTGGAGCCGGGCGTGCCGCTCGGCCTGACTTTGGCCTGGCTGCGTCCCTGGACACCCCATGCCGACACCATCGTCTACAACCAGGACAAGCTGACCGACATGCTCGCGCTGCAGATAATCAGCCGCCGGCTGGAGCAGGCGGCGCGCGCTGGCGGCAGCTTCCTGCAAGCGGGCGTGGAGCAACAGGATGTCAGCCGCTCGGTCGACGGCACCTTCATGACCATCATTCCGACGGGCGAGAATTGGGAGAAGGCGCTGGCCGACGTGCGCGCCGTGGTGGAGGATGCGAAGGCCGCGCCACCCAGCCAGGCCGAGATCGAGCGCGAATATGCGCAGATGGATACCGCGCTCAACATCCAGGTCGAGAATGCGGATACGGAACCGGGCGCCAAGCAGGCCAGCGATCTCGTCAGCGCCGTCGACATCCGGGAGACCACCGTCAGTCCGCAGGCCGCCGTCGACATCTTTCGCGCCGGCAAGTCCGCAATGACGCCGGAAAAAATCCTCGATTCCACGCGGCGCCTCTTCTCCGCCGGCGTGTTCCGCGCGCTGATGATGACGGGTAAGGTGCAACCCGGCCTTGACGCGAAACTCGCCGCTGCGCTCGCCGCGCCAGTGAAGGCGGCGACCAACGCCCGCCTCGCCGACAAGGCGGTGACCATGGACGACCTGCCCAAGCTCGGGCCGCCCGGAACGGTGGTGTCGCGCACCCCGGTCGGCCTCCAGGGCATGGAAAGCATCGCTTTCTCCAACGGCGTCAAGCTGACCCTTTTCGCCAATGACGCGGAAACCGAAAAGGTGCGGATCAACGTCCGCTTCGGCCATGGCCAGCAGGCCTTTTCGCCGACCAGGCCGGTCGCAAGCTGGGCCGCCGACTATGCGCTGGTGGCGAGCGGTATTGGCAAGCTCGGCCAGCGCGAACTGGACGACCTGACCAACGGCCGCCGCATGGGCATGGATTTCTCGACCGACGATGATGCTTTCGAAATGCAGGTCGTGACCCGTCCCGCCGATTATCGGGACCAGTTGCGCCTGTTCGCGACCAAGCTGGCGCAACCCGGCTGGGATCCCGCGCCGATCGCGCGGGTGAAGACAGGCGCGATCGTCGCCTATGACGCCATGTCGCGTGCGCCGGACTCGGTGCTGGGCCGCGATCTCAACTGGCTATTGCATGACAAGGACGTCCGCTTCCGCACCCCGTCCCGTGCCGAGATCGAGGCGCTGACGCCGCAGGCATTCCGCGCCACCTGGGAGCCGATCCTCGCCTCCGGCCCGATCGAGGTGCAGATTTTCGGTCAGGTCAAGGCGGATGAGGCGATCCAGGCGGTCGCCGCGACCTTCGGCGCACTGCCGGCCCGCCCGGATGTGCCGGTGCCCGCGATCAACCGGGCGATGCGCTTCCCGGCCCATGTCGATACGCCGGTCATCTTGCGACACAAGGGCGACAAGGAACAGGCGGCGGCGGTCATGGCCTGGCCGACCGCCGGCGGCTTCGAGCTGCAGAAGGAGGCGCGCCAGCTGGAGATATTGACCCAGATCTTCAACGACCGCCTGTTCGACAAGCTGCGCTCGACGGAGGGCGCTGCCTATTCGCCCAGCGTCCAGAATAACTGGCCCTTCTCCTACGAAAGCGGCGGCTATATCCTGGTCACCAGCCAGGTCCGGCCCGACAAGATCGCCTATTTCTACAGCGTGGTGAAGGACACGGCCGCAGACCTCGCCAAGACCCCCGTCAGCGATGACGAGTTGCAGCGCGCGGTTGCACCGATGCGGCAGTTGCTGATGCGGGCCAGCACCGGCAATGCTTTCTGGATGAACCAGATGGAGGGTGCGACCCATGACGCCCGCTATGTCGAGGCGATGAAGAATATGTCGCAGGACATGCTCTCGGTCACACCGGCGCAGTTGCAGGCGCTTGCGGCCAAATATCTGGTGCCGGGGAAGAGCTGGTCGACGGTCGTCCTGCCCGAAGGGGTGGCGGCGCGCTGA
- a CDS encoding NifU family protein — protein MLIETELTPNPATIKFLPGREVMGVGTRDFATPEEAEASPLADALFRLGDVTGVFFGGHFISVTIAPGSEWSDVKPDVLATLLEHFSANMPLFTPGSAAGISVPADEESFADAPEDAEIVEQIRDLIDTRVRPAVANDGGDIIYRGFDKGTVYLKMQGACSGCPSSTATLKNGIEQLLKHYVPEVTEVRAV, from the coding sequence ATGCTGATCGAGACCGAACTGACGCCCAACCCGGCGACCATCAAATTCCTGCCCGGACGCGAAGTCATGGGCGTCGGCACGCGCGATTTCGCGACGCCGGAGGAAGCGGAAGCGTCGCCGCTGGCCGATGCGCTGTTCCGCCTGGGCGATGTGACGGGCGTGTTTTTCGGCGGGCATTTCATCTCGGTCACGATTGCGCCGGGATCGGAATGGTCCGACGTGAAGCCGGATGTTCTGGCAACGCTGCTAGAGCATTTCTCAGCGAACATGCCGCTCTTCACGCCCGGCTCCGCTGCGGGGATCAGCGTGCCGGCCGACGAGGAGAGCTTTGCCGACGCCCCGGAAGACGCCGAGATCGTCGAGCAGATCCGCGACCTGATCGATACGCGGGTGCGCCCGGCGGTGGCCAATGATGGCGGCGACATCATCTATCGCGGCTTCGACAAGGGCACCGTCTATTTGAAGATGCAGGGCGCCTGTTCGGGTTGCCCGTCCTCCACCGCCACGCTCAAGAACGGCATCGAGCAGTTGCTGAAACATTATGTGCCCGAAGTCACCGAGGTCCGCGCGGTCTGA
- a CDS encoding DEAD/DEAH box helicase produces MQFNDLGLAEPIMKALASKNYVTPTPIQQKAIPVLLEGKDLCGIAQTGTGKTAAFALPSLDYFARNPRPTPVKGCRMLVLAPTRELAAQIAQSFRDYGRFLKLSVETVFGGVPIGKQIRALSVGVDVVVATPGRLLDLIDQRAFTIKDTEIFVLDEADQMMDMGFIHPLKRVAKMLPADRQNLFFSATMPKEIEALAAQFLNNPVKVSVAPQSTTAERVRQQMYFVNQGEKQALLHLVLKSEEIDRALIFTRTKHGADRVVRFLEGAGIDAFAIHGNKSQGQRTTALQAFRQGKVKLLVATDIAARGIDVSGVSHVINFEIPNVAEQYVHRIGRTARAGADGIAISFVADDERPYLKAIEKATRVKLEVVALPENFMDAVRALPKPAAPKKGPSQTPQQQARRADGQRKYQDGQRQQRGAPDRAHRTDAEGGEKKPFRGRGRGRGGVGTHKGAVQRTGAPR; encoded by the coding sequence ATGCAATTCAACGACCTTGGTCTCGCCGAGCCCATCATGAAGGCGCTCGCCTCCAAAAACTACGTCACCCCGACCCCGATCCAGCAAAAGGCGATCCCCGTCCTGCTGGAAGGCAAGGATCTGTGCGGCATCGCCCAGACCGGCACCGGCAAGACCGCGGCCTTCGCGCTGCCCAGTCTCGATTATTTCGCCCGCAACCCCAGGCCGACGCCGGTCAAGGGCTGCCGGATGCTCGTGCTGGCGCCGACCCGCGAACTCGCCGCGCAGATCGCGCAGAGCTTTCGCGATTATGGCCGTTTCCTCAAGCTGTCGGTCGAAACCGTCTTTGGCGGCGTGCCGATCGGCAAGCAGATCCGTGCGCTCAGCGTCGGCGTCGATGTCGTCGTCGCGACCCCCGGCCGCCTGCTCGACCTGATCGACCAGCGCGCCTTCACCATCAAGGACACGGAAATCTTCGTTCTCGACGAAGCCGACCAGATGATGGACATGGGCTTCATACACCCGTTGAAGCGCGTCGCCAAGATGCTGCCCGCCGACCGTCAGAACCTCTTCTTCTCGGCCACCATGCCCAAGGAAATCGAGGCGCTCGCCGCACAGTTCCTCAACAATCCGGTCAAGGTCAGCGTCGCCCCGCAATCGACCACGGCCGAACGCGTCCGCCAGCAGATGTATTTCGTGAACCAGGGTGAGAAGCAGGCGCTCCTCCATCTGGTGCTCAAGAGCGAAGAGATTGACCGCGCGCTGATCTTCACCCGCACCAAACATGGCGCCGATCGCGTCGTGCGCTTCCTGGAAGGCGCGGGCATCGACGCCTTCGCCATCCATGGCAACAAGAGCCAGGGCCAGCGCACCACCGCGCTGCAGGCGTTCCGTCAGGGCAAGGTGAAGCTGCTGGTCGCGACCGACATCGCCGCGCGCGGCATCGACGTGTCGGGCGTCAGCCACGTCATCAACTTCGAAATCCCCAATGTGGCCGAACAATATGTCCACCGCATCGGACGGACGGCGCGCGCGGGAGCCGACGGCATCGCGATCAGCTTCGTGGCGGATGACGAGCGCCCCTATCTGAAGGCGATCGAGAAGGCGACCCGCGTGAAGCTGGAAGTCGTCGCGCTGCCGGAGAATTTCATGGACGCGGTGCGGGCTTTGCCCAAGCCGGCGGCACCCAAGAAGGGGCCGAGCCAGACCCCGCAGCAGCAGGCGCGCCGCGCCGACGGCCAGCGGAAATATCAGGATGGTCAGCGTCAGCAGCGCGGCGCCCCCGATCGCGCGCATCGCACCGATGCCGAGGGCGGCGAGAAGAAGCCCTTCCGTGGTCGCGGTCGCGGTCGCGGCGGCGTCGGCACGCACAAGGGCGCCGTCCAGCGCACCGGTGCACCGCGCTAA
- a CDS encoding efflux RND transporter periplasmic adaptor subunit, which yields MQKGTIIGLLACASALALSGCGESPPPASPPPAVGVITLKRESATLVNELPGRIVAFETAEVRPQISGVIRRRLFQEGGNVRAGQLLYEIDDAPYRAALAQAQGSLARANAAIRSTGLQAQRYKDLVGINAVSRQEYDDADAAAQQARADVAAQRGAMQAAQVNQNFTRIRAPISGRISRSLFTPGALVQAGQADALTTIQRTDTVYVDVSQSAAQIIDLKQAMKSGGVSEADGARIQLLLPNGSVYPIEGRLQFSEVTVDPTSGAVTLRATFPNPDGLLLPGMYVRAKLVEGQRAQAILAPQQGISRDPRGRATAMVVGKDNKVEVRQVTVDRAVGDKWIVTDGLKPGDRLIVEGLVNLRPGTVVKPGAPQQVTAAQPGQKNGAQNAASTVQGGAH from the coding sequence ATGCAAAAGGGGACAATCATCGGGCTGCTGGCGTGTGCGTCGGCACTGGCGTTAAGTGGATGCGGCGAAAGCCCCCCGCCTGCGTCGCCGCCGCCCGCCGTCGGCGTAATCACGCTCAAGCGCGAATCGGCGACGCTGGTGAACGAGCTGCCCGGCCGGATCGTGGCCTTTGAAACTGCGGAAGTGCGTCCCCAGATCAGCGGCGTGATCCGTCGCCGCCTGTTCCAGGAGGGCGGCAATGTCCGCGCCGGCCAGCTTCTCTACGAAATTGACGACGCGCCGTATCGCGCCGCCCTGGCGCAGGCGCAGGGTTCGCTCGCCCGCGCCAATGCCGCGATCCGCTCGACCGGGCTGCAGGCCCAGCGCTACAAGGATCTGGTCGGGATCAATGCCGTCAGCCGCCAGGAATATGACGATGCCGACGCCGCCGCGCAGCAGGCGCGTGCCGATGTTGCGGCGCAGCGTGGCGCCATGCAGGCGGCGCAGGTGAATCAGAATTTCACGCGCATCCGCGCGCCCATCTCCGGCCGGATCAGCCGCTCGCTCTTCACCCCCGGCGCACTGGTGCAGGCGGGGCAGGCGGACGCGCTCACCACGATCCAGCGTACCGATACTGTCTATGTCGATGTCTCGCAGTCGGCGGCGCAGATCATCGATCTCAAACAGGCGATGAAGAGCGGGGGTGTCAGCGAAGCCGATGGCGCGCGCATCCAGTTGCTTCTGCCCAATGGCAGCGTCTATCCGATCGAGGGGCGCCTGCAATTTTCCGAAGTCACGGTCGATCCTACATCGGGTGCCGTGACCTTGCGCGCCACCTTCCCCAATCCCGACGGCCTGTTGCTGCCCGGCATGTATGTCCGTGCCAAGCTGGTCGAAGGACAGCGCGCCCAGGCGATCCTGGCGCCGCAGCAAGGCATCAGCCGCGATCCGCGTGGTCGTGCGACCGCCATGGTGGTGGGCAAGGACAACAAGGTCGAGGTGCGCCAAGTCACGGTCGACCGCGCCGTCGGCGACAAGTGGATCGTCACCGATGGGCTCAAGCCCGGCGACAGGCTGATCGTCGAAGGGCTGGTGAATCTGCGCCCCGGCACGGTCGTCAAGCCCGGTGCGCCGCAGCAGGTGACCGCTGCTCAGCCTGGCCAGAAAAATGGCGCGCAAAATGCTGCGTCAACGGTTCAGGGCGGGGCGCACTAA
- a CDS encoding pyridoxamine 5'-phosphate oxidase family protein, with protein sequence MGDTTDIRDRFWTELSSSPFLMLGLQNSTEHSAPMTAQLDPNANHCFWFYTSRDNRLAPGGPAMAQYAAKDHNLFACIEGTLTPETDAAIIDRYWSKEVEAWYPGGRNDPNLLMLRFDLGNAEIWRSDMSIKGVFKMLFGGDVRDEMKGKHAEVAL encoded by the coding sequence ATGGGCGACACCACCGATATTCGAGATCGTTTCTGGACGGAACTGTCGAGCAGCCCCTTCCTGATGCTGGGCTTGCAAAACAGCACGGAGCATAGCGCGCCGATGACCGCGCAACTCGATCCGAATGCCAATCACTGCTTCTGGTTCTACACATCGCGCGACAATCGGCTTGCGCCGGGCGGCCCGGCGATGGCGCAATATGCGGCCAAGGACCATAATCTCTTCGCTTGTATCGAAGGAACGCTGACGCCCGAAACCGATGCGGCGATTATCGATCGCTATTGGTCGAAAGAGGTCGAGGCCTGGTATCCGGGCGGTCGCAACGATCCCAATCTACTGATGCTGCGCTTCGATCTGGGGAACGCGGAAATCTGGCGGTCGGACATGTCGATCAAGGGCGTCTTCAAGATGCTGTTCGGCGGCGACGTGCGCGACGAAATGAAGGGCAAGCACGCCGAAGTGGCGCTCTGA